Within the Desulfobacterales bacterium genome, the region TCTTTTGTATCCACCATTTCTATGATAATAGGCAAGTCTTGCGAAAGCCGCAAAATTGAAGATGTTTTAATACGACTTTTCGCCCCAAACCCCATCATTCCTCTAATTACCGTCGCACCGGCCAAGCCGTACTCTTTAGCCTTTAGTACAATCCATTGATATAGAAGCTTTCCCTCATACTTGTCACTTTCTCCAATAAATAGGCGCAATAAACAACCATC harbors:
- a CDS encoding DUF190 domain-containing protein; this encodes MKLPKDGCLLRLFIGESDKYEGKLLYQWIVLKAKEYGLAGATVIRGMMGFGAKSRIKTSSILRLSQDLPIIIEMVDTKDKLESFLSTIDHAISEGFATYEKANILFYRSGK